CGGGTACCTGCCGCGCATGACTGGGTTCGCGACGGCCGATATCCAAGAGGCGCAAAATCGGCTTGAGTATACCGTCTCGACGGCGGCGGATCGCGCCGCGCTAGAGGCCGCGCTCCGGCCACTCGAGCTGCCATGCTATCTGGTCGCGATCAACCCAGTGCCGCGCTAAGGGACGGTGTCCTGCCCGCCGTCTAACCTTGCGTTGCTGCAGTCAAACGCTGCGAAGATCAGCGTGGCGAGCGCGGGGCGTTCGCGATAGCGTCAAGGGCCGGTGCGAACGCCCCGCTTGCCTCGGTGTGGGCGTTTGCTGCCGAACGCGAGCGTTAGGTGGGCTGCCCAATCGAATCACCATATGAGCAACTTCTTGGATCCCCAAGCGTTTCCGTTCACCGAGAAAGAGTTGCGTGCCGCGGTCTTTCTGCTCGCCCCGGGAGCAAGCGGAGAGGAGTTGTTTCATGCCGTGCTCGATGCTTGCGCGTCGGTTCGTAGCGAGAACGCTCGCGCCACTGAAGCTCGCCTGCGGGGGAGCATAGAGCCGGAGGACATCAACGATGCCGTGCTCTCGCTGCCTACCGAGCTTTACGCGGCGTTGGCGGTAAGTGATCCGACAACCGAACAACGTGTGGAAGCGCTCTTGGCGGGCTGGCGCGCACTAAACCGAAAGGCTTGGAGTCAACAGCTGATGCCGGATGTGCTGCCGACACTGGATGAAGCGGAAGCGCAAGCTCTCGCCGAATGGAGTTCGATGAAGGCACGGTTAGCAGCGACACGCCACAAGCTCAACACAGACGGACCGCGCACCTAACGAACCGTTGCTGCTGGCAGCGCGAAGCGGTGTGCGGCAGGCGGTCGCCGTGCTGGCGCACGTCGCCCGTCCGGCCGCACTTTATATGATGCGCTGCAGCAGAACGCTGAGGCGTTAGGTTGCTCGATCGCTCTAAGTCAACATGAAAAACTCAATCGAAGCCAAGCGGTTCGCCAGCACGCGCTATCGCAGCGTCGTCACCGTCGAAGCGGAGAACCAGCATGACGATCAGCCGGATGGTGAAGCGCTCACCGAAAAGGTCGCTCGCAAGTGCAAGTAGCGTTTGCGCGGCTTGACCTCTTGTGCCTGCGTGTCGCGCTGGCGCTGACTGGTCTGATCCTACCGCTCCGCTTGCAGTCGCAAGCGGGTGCGACGGGTGTACTGGCGGGCGCGGTGTTGGCCGATTCGACTGAGCGTCCGATTGCGGACGCGGAGGTGGCCTTGCCGGCGCTACGATTGCGCACACGAAGCGATTCGATGGGCGTCTTCACGCTACGTGGTGTGACGGCCGGCCGACATGTGGTCGTGGTGCGCGCCATTGGCTACGGCGACCTGTCGATGCCGGTCCTGTTTCGTCGAGGCGAAACGCTCACGATCGACGTGTTACTCACCGCGCCCGCGCAACGATTGTCACCCGTTGACGTCGTGGCTCCTAAGGCGTCGGGCAATAACCCGCGAATTGCAGAGTTCGACGAGAGGCGGAAGATCGGATTCGGCGAGTTCCTGACGCAGGAAGACTTTGCAAAGGCCGAAGGCCGAAACATGCTGAATGTCCTCACCAGTCGAATCCCCGGGGTGCGCATCGTCGGCACCGGCCGTCGGACGCTGGTCTCAAGTCGTGGTGTCATCAGCTTTTCGCGGTCGCAGTGCCCTATACGCGTGATCTTCGACGGGATCCCCGACGCGGCACCGCTGGATTTGGACTCTATCGAGCCCTCAACGATCGCCGCCGCCGAGTACTATACGCCCGCGACTTTACCGGCACAGTTCAATTTTGGCGGGAATTCGCCGTGCGGCACACTCCTTCTCTGGTCGCGCTGGTAGTGCGGTCGCCATGGTGTTCGACACTCGTCTCGTCTCGTCCTTCTCTTCGTCTTCAGTTCGTTCACCCTTCATGAAGCCCCCACAACAGTTGCCATAACCGTCGCATCGAGTCTTCACGCCGGTGCCAATCGATCCGCCGGCTCCAACATGGGGGGCAGTAACACCGCCTTTTCCGCCACGAGTTGGCACTCTTTGGTGCCACACCGCAGGTCACGGGCTCCCCACTCAGCGAGCTTGTCATTGACGAGATAGGAACTTCGATTCTGGTAGGTCGCGTACACGGCACCTACCGAAACGGCGGCGACCCTTCGCGTGGCGCGAGCCTAACGATGCTTGCTGCAGTCGGGCGTTTTCGGAAGCGCGCTGCGCGCGCATTTTATCTAGACGCCCGCTGCAGAACCGGGCGTTCGGCAGATGTAGCCAAGGTGTCCACTGTGCAAAATTCGGTGGACGCCGATCAGATCCTTCGGTAGCGTTCCCGGAGGATTCTCTCAAAGGGAGCGCACATGTCACGCCGTCCTAGTGAACAAGCCCGATCGGTAGAGCCACAAGTCGCTCACGACATCTTGTCGCGCGCTGCGAAACTCGATGCTGAAACGGAATCACCGTATCGCGTCTCGCACTTGCGCGAAGCCGCGGAAGAAGCCGGCATTAGCTCCCCTGCTTTTGAACAAGCGCTTCGTAATGGAGGCCAGGGCATTCGATCTACGCCGCCGCTTTGGGTGCGCGTGTGTCTTAGCGGAGTACCGTCACGCCGTGCCGCCATGGTCTTCTTTGGGGGATTCCTCGCAGCGATACCGATCGTCGTTGGGGCAGCCGTCGCTGGCGTCTTGCCAGCGGATTCCGCCATCAGTGTCGGGATCTTTCTCGCGTTTGCAGGTTGGAGCACGGGCGAAGCAGTGCGTTGGCAAGACCGTCGGGGCTGGGAACGCCGCGAATGATCTGTTGATCTCGGTTCCTCACCGCCGAACGAAACGTTGCAGCAGACGGGCGAGCGATAGTAGCTCGCTACGCTCGCACTTTATTTTCTTCGCCCGCTGCTGAACGTGGGCGTTAGGCAATTTCCCCAATACTCACCGCAATACGAATGGCAAAGATTGCGCGATCGGCAGCGGTTACTGCGGGGCTCATCGTTGGCGGCGCTGCCCTCGGTGGGTACTTCGGCATGTACCTCCTCGGTATCCTCGAATTCTTCATGCACCCAGTGCGTGGCATTCCGCAGGCTTGGCAAGTCCAATGGCTGGCGAGTGTGGTCGGCGCAGTCGTGGGCGGACTGGTTGGTCCGCTGGTCGTGTGGACTAGGCTGCGAGACGTGCCCGTTTGGCGAACCGTCGCGCATACGGGAGGCGGCGCCCTTGTCGGAGGAGCACTCGCCTTCTGGGGATCAAGTTGGAATCCGATACTTGCCCTCGAGGGCGCAACGCTCGGCGTGATCGCGGGGGCCCTGGTGCTTCGCCTACGCATGAGAGCACGAACGGATTCGCCACACATGCCGCCGGCTGTATGACCCGACATGCCAGCGCCGATGCTAATCGGGTGCTGTTCAAGAAATGCCCGTTCGTCCCACGCCAGTCGACTGCTTGAGATAGGCCGCCTATGCCTAACGAAACGTTGCTGCCGAAAGCGCTCTTCGGTGTGCGGCAGGCGGTCGCCGTGCTGGCGCACGTCGCCCGTCCGGCCGCATTTTGTTTGATGCGCTGCAGCAGAACGTAAGGCGTTAGCCCTCAAACCCAATCAAATGTTTCGGATTGCCTGCTTCGTGTTCTTGAGCACTCTCGTGAGCCCGTTGGGCGCGCAAACGGTTCGTCTTCCCTCGCGTCAGTCGCTTTTCGTGCTGCAGGGCGGAGACACTCCGAACGTGAACCATCACATGACGGTGGCTGCCCAAGCATTCGGAGTTGACTTCGCGGTCGTCGGCGGTAGCTCAGGGCGCGAGTTGGCGCCGCCGGGGGGGGCGTCGCGTGGAAGAGTTCTACTGCTGGGATACACCCGTTATCTCGCCGGCGAGCGGTCAGGTCGTTCAAACTATGGATTCGCTACCGGACAACCCGCTCGGGACGCACGATACCATAAACCCGCTGGGCAATCACGTCGTCATTCGCAGCGCAGATCGATTTTACTATCTCGCCCACTTCCGCCGCGGCAGCATCACGGTTCGAATCGGCAGTACGGTCGAAGCTGGCGACTCAATTGGGCGGTGCGGTAACTCTGGCAATTCTGATTTTCCGCATATTCATCTACACGCCACAGCTTCCCCGCGATTCGGCGAGGGCATGGGCATCAACCTGGTGTTCGGACCGATGAGAGCCGAGTTGTCGGGTAAAGTGTTCGAAGAGGTTGAGTGGCCCATGCTTTCCGGTCTATGGGTCCGGAGCCGTTGAGGTCTAACGTGCGTTGCAGCAGACGGGCGGTCCTTGGAAGCTCGCTGCGCTCGCATTCTATTTCATTCGCCCGCAGCTGAACTTTGGCGTTATGCTGACCCAGTGCCGCTGCGCCATCTCTAAGGCATTCAGTGTCGTCCTAGCTCTCGCGTCGAAAGGTCTACCAAGCCCGCGCCGCCAAACTGAACGCTGCCCTTGCGAGATCAATCATGACAGCAGAAAGAGCGAGAGAGGCGTATCAACTCCTCAACTCGGCAGTGCTAGATCTAGTGTGCGGCACGGGAGTCATTGATCTCTACAACTCACCTCGTATTCAATCCGTCATTACTTCGGATGTTGAACTGGGTGTCACGCGAATGACACTGTCGCACTTGATACTCACGCTCAGCAAGATCAACGAAGTCTATAGAAGGTACAAGGCACTGATTCCTCAAGACGTTTCGAAGCAATTCAAGTCGCTTCAAAGAGAGATCCAATCGCGCCAAGTTGTGGAGTTTCGCAATAAGGTGGTAGGGCACATTTGGGACGACGATCTCAATCGTCCTCTGCTCGATCGGGAGATTCTTGCAATCTTGAACACTGTGACTGGAGGCGATACAGAAGCGTTCCTTAGGTGGATCAACCCAGCGAGTGATCCCAGTCCAGGTTCAGTCGTGGGTACAGTGGAGCGGGTGCGAGACTCGATCGGAAGAACGTACGAAATCCGAAGCAGGAGCAGCGTGGAGAATCGCAGTCGTTAACCGCAGCGGCCTCCGCAAGGCATAGCGGATCGCTGCTGCCGACGGGGCTGATCAAGGAGTGCGACTGGCTCACTACGTTCGCCTGTCGCATTGTTATGAGGCCCCGCGGCAGATCTTTGCGTTACGCCGAAATACTGACCCATCATGAGACTGAATCGATTTGCGTTTGCGATGATTTGCAGCGCAACGCTCGGATGCGATCGAGATGTTGCCATTCATGTTCCGGAACCTGGCGGCTGTTGGGCGATCGCCACCGGCGCGCGATCGTTCTGGCGACCACGCGCATGGTTACGGCAGCCCGATACTAAGCAAACGGCAAAGTTTTGGCTTGCGGCGGCGAACGAACGTCCGCGTCGCGTGGACGATTGGGTGCAGATGTTCGAGGGGATTCCGAACAGATCTGAGCCAGGCTATTCGAATTGGCAGTATACGTCTGGCAACGTGTTGCAGCTTCGGTTTTTCGACGTTGATTGGAGTTATGCGATGGACCTGTCGACCGTAAGCACAGACAGCGTTCGCGGGTACGTTCGGTTTTCGGGTGACACCAAAACCGGCACGTCGCGAATACTGGGAAGTCGAATTGCTTGTCCGTCACCCGTAGATTCAGCCGACGTAATATTGCGTCCAAACACCAAACGCTAGTGCGTCGCGCAGGGACGGTCTGACTTACGCTACTGCTGACGAACGCACGGAGTTTGGTTTGACGAGCGCGGGGCGTCCGTTCCACTGTTTGACTATCGATCGCGAACGCCCCGCTTCCATTCGTGCATGCGTTCGCAGCAGAGCTAAAGCGCTAGACGTCTGCATCCGTTGTTGGATCGTTCCCATCTTGCGGGCAGTGCCTCATACAACGCGGACCCCATTGAATGACGCGAGTTCAGAGGGCCGCTTGCGTCAACGATGCGCTCGATCCGGCGGAACCTTACCGCCGCTGACAACCAGTTCTCAGTTTCGGAGCGTGCATGAATTTCGGAACCTTCGAGTTTGGCGAGATATGGATCCTGGGAGTTGTACGGGCAGTCATCGTCAGTGTGGCTAGAGCAGGACATGTCACGTCAAGCACATTAAACGGAGCACGAGTCATCCTCGCGCTGACGCTGACGCTGACGACGTCGGCAATGCGATTGGCAGCGCAAGCACCGGCGGGCAGTCATTCGTTGCGCGGCGTGGTGTTTGACAGTGTGCGGGGAGCGCCGCTGGCAGATGCGCTGGTGCAGATTAGTGCCACCAATGAGCGCGCGTACGCGATCTCGTCGCGCAGCAATGCGCGTGGTGAGTTTGTGTTTGACTCACTTCGCACAGGCTCGTACCTGATTGGGTTTCTGCATCCGCGACTCGATTCGCTATTGCTCGCACCGTCGTTGCGGCTGGTCGTCATCGGAGGCGCGTCTACGCAACCGGTTGCGCTTGCGATTCCCAGTGAAGCCACGCTGCTGATGACGTTCTGCGGAGCCAACGCTGCCTCACCAACCGTCATGCTCGGTCGCGTGCGCTCTACTGACGCATCGCGTGTGCGCGCGGACGCGTCAATCCGCGCAGAATGGTCGGAGCTCGCGATGACGGCGCAATCAATATCGACATCGCCACGATCGGCGACCGCACGTGCCGGACAAGACGGCGCGTTTGCTCTCTGTGGACTGCCGCCGGACGTCCGGCTGTATATGCGTGCGAGTGTTGGACGCGATTCGTCGCCAGCCCTGGCAATCGACGCGCCGTCGTCTGGGCTCTTGTTACACAGCCTCTGGGTGAGTCCACGCGAATCGAGTGCGCGCGCGATCACGCGCGGCACGGTACGTTCTGTCGAAGAGAAGCCCATCGCCGGCGCGCGACTCAGCGTGCGCGGCAATGCTTCAACTGTGACCAGTGACGCGAGTGGTGCCTTTGCGCTTCCTGCCTCGCCGCTTGGCACGCGCATGCTCGACATTGAAGCCGTTGGCTTTCAGTCGCAACACATTCCGATCAACATTCTCAGTGGAGACGTTGCGGCGCTGAACATTGAGTTGTCGCCGCACCTGCCAACACTGGCGACCGTTCGCGTCACAGCAAGGATGACGGCGATCAACGAGCGACGCAACAAGCACCTGGCATCGTTTCTCGACGACTCGACGATCGCGCGACGTCGTCCCGGCCATATTGCCGATGCTGTGCGCGGTATGCCCGGCGTTCTACTCATCAACGCGGATGCTTCGCGCGGGACATTCAGTGAACGCCGCGCGTTTGCCAGCCGCGCCACCGATCCCGGCACTTTCGGTGATCGCATCATGCTCGGTACACCGCGCAAATCGTGCGAACCAGCCGTGTTTGTTGACGGCGTGCGCCAACGCGTCACCACCACCGGTGACGTCGACGCGCTAGTGGACGTGCAAGAGATCCGAACAATTGAACTGTACCGCTGGGGCTGGGAAGTCCCGCAACAGTTCGACGCGCCAACGGAGTGCGGTGCGTTGCTAATCTGGCGCAAGTAAGCGCCGATGACTTGCTAACACGGTGTCCTTCTGGGGGAAGCGTACAACCCCGAACTTGGACACTCCGTATCATCTCGATCGAAATCGAACGATGCGCCACTGCTCTCGAATCGCACTTGTGCTTTGCAGCTCAATACTCGCCTGTACGAGCTGCTCAGATGCGCCCGATTCTGTGGAGCATCCTGCACGCGTGACCCTTCGACGGGATGCCGTCGGGTGCTGGGCCCTGCGTCTACGGTTTGATCGCTCAGCTGAGAGCAATTTCTACTGGGCTCCTCAGCAATGCGTTTAGCGTTTCGGTGTTCGTCCTCGCGATGCCGGAGCGCGACCGGGCACGTCAGAAGGCTTTATGGTCGGGCTTACGAGTTTTACGATGCCGGACCGCCGTTCTCGACGTCGATGGGAGCGGCAAGCGCAAAGCGCATATCCTGCCCGAAGCTACCGGAGTTCGGCGTCTAACGGGTCGCTGCTGCCGACGGGGCAATTTTGCGGATGGCGGCTGGCTCGCTTCGCGCGCTCGCCGCATTTTATCGGAGCGGCCCCGCTGCAGAGCGTGGGCGTTATAGGCCACTGCAGACTCCGGCGCGGACCTTGAGATTCTGTACAGTGTACGTACATTTAATGGATGAGCCACCTCGAGTTTGAGTGGAGCCCGGCCAAAGCCGCTTCGAATCTCAAGAAGCATGGCGTGAGCTTCGAGGAAGCGCGCACCGCGTTCGAGGATGAGGAGGCGCTGCTCATTCCCGATCCCGAGCACTCGGTGGGTGAGGAGCGTTTTGTTCTCCTGGGCGTTAGCGGGGCATCGCGACTGCTGATCGTGATTCACTGTGAGCGTGGCCCCGACCTTGTTCGTCTCATCTCTGCGCGTAAGGCGGAACGTACCGAGCGCGCGGCGTATCTCTCGCGGAGAGCCCGATGAAAGCACGCTACGATTTTTCTGCGGCGACGAAGAATCCGTACGCCAAGCGGTTGAAGCGGTCGGTGACGATTCGGCTCGATGAGTCCACCGTCGAGTATTTCCGCGACCTAGCCGCGGAAGTGGAGCTGCCCTACCAGAGTCTGATCAATCTCTACTTGCGTGATTGTGCGGCGTCCGGCCGCCGTCTCTCGATGTCGTGGCGGCCCGTTCGATCCGGTGCCGTATAACGTGCGCTGAAGCTGCCGAGCGAGCTGTGGAAGCTCGCTGCGCTCGCATTTCATTGCAGTCGCTCGCAGCTTAGCTGAGGCGCTATGCGATCCAGCGAGGCGGTATTTGACGTGCGTCACGTGACGCGTTACATGGTCCTATGATCAAGTCGTTTGCGGATAAGCGCACGCAGAGCCTCTACGTCGACGGTGTCGCCAAGCGGTTTCCACCAGAGCTTGCTTCGCGAGCGGTCCGCAAGCTGGAGTACGTGGCGTTGGCGACCAGCGTCGAGGACTTGCGGGTACCACCGGGCAATCGCCTGCATGCCCTGAAGGGCGATCGGAAGGGGCACCACGCGATCGCGGTGAACGATCAGTGGCGCATCTGCTTTCGCTTTGTTGATGGCGCGCATATGACGTGGAGATTTGTGACTATCACTAAGAGGACGCCGCGATGAGCATCCCCAATTCCAAGCCCGTGCGGCGACGCCCGACACATCCTGGCGAAATGCTCCGTGAGGATTTCCTCCCGGATTTCGGCCTCACCGTGACGGGACTTGCCGAAGCCGCCGGCGTGTCGCGACAGTCGATCAACGAGTTGCTGCGCGGTCGCCGGGCGCTCAGTCCCGAGATGGCCTTGCGCCTGGGGCGTCTCTTCGGGAACGCGCCCGAGTTTTGGCTGAATGCACAGCGCGCGGTCGATCTGTGGGATGCGGCGCAACTGCTCAAGGTGGAGAGGGCGTCGATTAAGCCGCTCCGGGTCGTATAACGTTTCGCTGCTGGCGTCAGCGACGATGCGGTGGGCCGTGTAACTGCGGCGCTGGCGCGCCTTCGTTCACGGCTATTTGTTGATAGTCGCTGCAGCAGAGCGCAGCGTTACGCCCACGCAGTCCGGTATTGCCGAAATCCGCCGAAATCGCCATCGTAGTTCGTATGGTCAACAAATCTCCCGCCCTCGAATCGCTCACGGCACAGGAGCGCATTGTGCTCATGGGGCGTCTGTGGGATAGTCTCGATGCCGCTGCGGCCGCGCCGCTGTCGCCCGCGCTTGTGGCTGAGCTCGCGCGCCGCGAGGCGGATGCCGACGCGGACCCAGATGCGGGCATTCCCTGGGACGCGCTCCGCGACGAGCTGCAGGCGCGACTTCGCTGAGCGCCGCGCTGGTCGTCCGCGCCCAAGCGCGCGCCGAAATTGATGATGCATTTGAATGGTATCGCGAGCGGTCACCACAGGCGGCTGCAGACTTCCTGGCGGTCGTCGATGATGCCCTCCGCGAAATTGCGGAGGACCCCGAGCGATTTCCCGTGGTGCATGGTCGCCTGCGCCGCATCGTGCTTCGGCGCTTTCCGTACGCGGTGTACTACAAGATCTTTCCGCGCACCGTCAGCATCGTTGGCGTCATTCACGGGCATCGTCATCCGGACACCTGGCTCTCGCGTGCCGGGCCATAACGTTTCGCTGCTTCTGCCAGCGACGATGCGGTGCGCCGTGTAACTGCGGCGCTGGCGCGCCTTCGTTCACGGCTATTTGTTGATAGTCGCTGCAGCAGAGCGCAGCGTTGAAGCTGTAGAAAAAGGCGTTTTCAAAGGTTCGCGTGCGCTTCAACGCGAGCGATCAGATGCGCGAGGGGACACCGGGCGAATGAATCGTGAAATTCGCGTCTGTGCGTCGTTGCAGACGCCTGAGTGCCGTGCGGCGCAGCATCGTTTCATGCCGCGTAACCGCTCTTCGCGAGCTTTTCGATGTTGTGCACGAGGCAGTATAGCTTCCATTGCGTGTCGACTTTCACGCGCCCGCGTAGCGTGAAGCGATCGAGTCGCTTGTTGGCGCGTAGATTGGCGAACACGGGCTCCACCGTGGCGAACCGCTGCGCGTACTGCGCGCGACCGGTGGCGCTGTCGATCCGCTCACGCATCAACGCCGAGTAGTTGACGGTGCGACCTACGCGATCGCGGAAGAACGCGACGTTGCGCACGGG
This region of Gemmatimonas groenlandica genomic DNA includes:
- a CDS encoding carboxypeptidase-like regulatory domain-containing protein, translated to MRASVGRDSSPALAIDAPSSGLLLHSLWVSPRESSARAITRGTVRSVEEKPIAGARLSVRGNASTVTSDASGAFALPASPLGTRMLDIEAVGFQSQHIPINILSGDVAALNIELSPHLPTLATVRVTARMTAINERRNKHLASFLDDSTIARRRPGHIADAVRGMPGVLLINADASRGTFSERRAFASRATDPGTFGDRIMLGTPRKSCEPAVFVDGVRQRVTTTGDVDALVDVQEIRTIELYRWGWEVPQQFDAPTECGALLIWRK
- a CDS encoding HigA family addiction module antitoxin — its product is MSIPNSKPVRRRPTHPGEMLREDFLPDFGLTVTGLAEAAGVSRQSINELLRGRRALSPEMALRLGRLFGNAPEFWLNAQRAVDLWDAAQLLKVERASIKPLRVV
- a CDS encoding type II toxin-antitoxin system RelE/ParE family toxin, whose amino-acid sequence is MVVRAQARAEIDDAFEWYRERSPQAAADFLAVVDDALREIAEDPERFPVVHGRLRRIVLRRFPYAVYYKIFPRTVSIVGVIHGHRHPDTWLSRAGP
- a CDS encoding BrnT family toxin, which encodes MSHLEFEWSPAKAASNLKKHGVSFEEARTAFEDEEALLIPDPEHSVGEERFVLLGVSGASRLLIVIHCERGPDLVRLISARKAERTERAAYLSRRAR
- a CDS encoding carboxypeptidase regulatory-like domain-containing protein; the protein is MQSQAGATGVLAGAVLADSTERPIADAEVALPALRLRTRSDSMGVFTLRGVTAGRHVVVVRAIGYGDLSMPVLFRRGETLTIDVLLTAPAQRLSPVDVVAPKASGNNPRIAEFDERRKIGFGEFLTQEDFAKAEGRNMLNVLTSRIPGVRIVGTGRRTLVSSRGVISFSRSQCPIRVIFDGIPDAAPLDLDSIEPSTIAAAEYYTPATLPAQFNFGGNSPCGTLLLWSRW
- a CDS encoding addiction module protein — protein: MVNKSPALESLTAQERIVLMGRLWDSLDAAAAAPLSPALVAELARREADADADPDAGIPWDALRDELQARLR
- a CDS encoding BrnA antitoxin family protein, coding for MKARYDFSAATKNPYAKRLKRSVTIRLDESTVEYFRDLAAEVELPYQSLINLYLRDCAASGRRLSMSWRPVRSGAV
- a CDS encoding M23 family metallopeptidase; its protein translation is MEEFYCWDTPVISPASGQVVQTMDSLPDNPLGTHDTINPLGNHVVIRSADRFYYLAHFRRGSITVRIGSTVEAGDSIGRCGNSGNSDFPHIHLHATASPRFGEGMGINLVFGPMRAELSGKVFEEVEWPMLSGLWVRSR